From Trichomycterus rosablanca isolate fTriRos1 chromosome 27, fTriRos1.hap1, whole genome shotgun sequence, a single genomic window includes:
- the snai3 gene encoding zinc finger protein SNAI3 isoform X2, whose translation MPFSGSSQKDVQAQVIPMQLFYPLHTFSHPEEHCPLSEPRLVNSLHTTTEPRAPREQSPAAEGHTFPQPVSRDPLGHANAASRTDTRPAPEGMSEVTASLFGLSSSGSIQEHFECLDCHKAYFTFSGLAKHRQLQCDWPCPKYFSCKYCDKEYSSLGALKMHIRTHTLPCVCKLCGKAFSRPWLLQGHIRTHTGEKPFSCSLCSRAFADRSNLRAHLQTHSDIKKYQCRNCSKTFSRISLLSKHEETGCCSTS comes from the exons ATGTTCAAGCACAGGTGATCCCTATGCAGTTGTTCTACCCACTGCACACCTTTTCCCATCCAGAAGAACATTGTCCTTTATCTGAGCCACGTCTCGTGAACTCTCTTCATACAACAACCGAGCCCCGAGCTCCTCGGGAACAAAGCCCGGCCGCTGAGGGCCACACGTTCCCTCAACCAGTGAGTCGAGACCCCCTCGGTCACGCCAACGCAGCATCACGTACCGACACGAGACCAGCGCCGGAGGGCATGTCCGAGGTGACGGCGTCCCTGTTCGGACTCTCCTCCTCCGGCAGCATCCAGGAGCACTTTGAGTGCTTGGACTGCCACAAAGCGTATTTCACTTTCTCAGGCCTGGCTAAACACAGACAGCTGCAGTGTGACTGGCCTTGTCCGAAGTACTTCAGCTGTAAATACTGTGATAAGGAGTACAGCAGCCTGGGCGCTCTGAAGATGCACATCCGCACTCACACTTTACCCTGCGTGTGTAAACTGTGCGGTAAAGCTTTCTCCAGGCCCTGGCTGCTCCAGGGACACATCCGCACACACACGG GTGAGAAGCCGTTTTCATGCTCCCTCTGCAGCAGGGCATTTGCAGACCGCTCGAACCTGCGCGCTCATCTTCAAACACACTCGGACATTAAAAAATATCAGTGCAGGAACTGCTCAAAAACATTTTCCAGAATCTCACTGCTGTCCAAACACGAGGAGACTGGCTGCTGCTCCACGTCCTGA
- the snai3 gene encoding zinc finger protein SNAI3 isoform X3, which produces MQLFYPLHTFSHPEEHCPLSEPRLVNSLHTTTEPRAPREQSPAAEGHTFPQPVSRDPLGHANAASRTDTRPAPEGMSEVTASLFGLSSSGSIQEHFECLDCHKAYFTFSGLAKHRQLQCDWPCPKYFSCKYCDKEYSSLGALKMHIRTHTLPCVCKLCGKAFSRPWLLQGHIRTHTGEKPFSCSLCSRAFADRSNLRAHLQTHSDIKKYQCRNCSKTFSRISLLSKHEETGCCSTS; this is translated from the exons ATGCAGTTGTTCTACCCACTGCACACCTTTTCCCATCCAGAAGAACATTGTCCTTTATCTGAGCCACGTCTCGTGAACTCTCTTCATACAACAACCGAGCCCCGAGCTCCTCGGGAACAAAGCCCGGCCGCTGAGGGCCACACGTTCCCTCAACCAGTGAGTCGAGACCCCCTCGGTCACGCCAACGCAGCATCACGTACCGACACGAGACCAGCGCCGGAGGGCATGTCCGAGGTGACGGCGTCCCTGTTCGGACTCTCCTCCTCCGGCAGCATCCAGGAGCACTTTGAGTGCTTGGACTGCCACAAAGCGTATTTCACTTTCTCAGGCCTGGCTAAACACAGACAGCTGCAGTGTGACTGGCCTTGTCCGAAGTACTTCAGCTGTAAATACTGTGATAAGGAGTACAGCAGCCTGGGCGCTCTGAAGATGCACATCCGCACTCACACTTTACCCTGCGTGTGTAAACTGTGCGGTAAAGCTTTCTCCAGGCCCTGGCTGCTCCAGGGACACATCCGCACACACACGG GTGAGAAGCCGTTTTCATGCTCCCTCTGCAGCAGGGCATTTGCAGACCGCTCGAACCTGCGCGCTCATCTTCAAACACACTCGGACATTAAAAAATATCAGTGCAGGAACTGCTCAAAAACATTTTCCAGAATCTCACTGCTGTCCAAACACGAGGAGACTGGCTGCTGCTCCACGTCCTGA
- the LOC134304279 gene encoding E3 ubiquitin-protein ligase RNF166 has product MMAMFRSFVSAAQLRPAHPHPQLQHGESLESQFSCPICLEVYHKPVSISSCAHTFCGDCLQPCLQVTSPLCPLCRMPFDPKKVDKSSSVEKQLSSYKAPCRGCSKKVTLVKMRSHISSCTKVQEQMANCPKFTPVVPTSQPIPSNIPNRSTFACPYCGARNLDQQELVKHCMENHRNDPNKVVCPVCSAMPWGDPSYKSSNFLQHLQHRHKFSYDTFVDYSIDEEAALQAALALSLSEN; this is encoded by the exons ATGATGGCGATGTTCCGCAGTTTTGTTTCTGCTGCTCAGCTCAGACCggctcatcctcatcctcagcTTCAGCACGGAGAGAGTCTGGAGAGCCAGTTTTCCTGCCCCATCTGCCTCGAAGTTTATCACAAACCTGTCAGCATCTCCAGCTGTGCACATAC gttCTGCGGGGACTGTCTCCAGCCGTGTCTCCAGGTCACGTCCCCCCTCTGTCCCCTGTGCCGCATGCCTTTCGACCCCAAAAAAGTGGACAAGTCGTCCAGCGTGGAGAAGCAGCTCTCCTCTTACAAAGCGCCGTGTCGAGGCTGCAGCAAAAAA GTCACACTGGTTAAAATGAGGTCACACATCTCGTCGTGCACAAAGGTCCAAGAACAGATGGCCAACTGCCCAAAGTTCACGCCCGTGGTGCCCACATCACAACCTATTCCCAG CAATATTCCGAACCGATCGACTTTCGCGTGCCCGTACTGCGGAGCAAGAAACCTGGACCAACAGGAGCTGGTAAAGCACTGCATGGAAAACCATCGCAACGACCCAAACAAAGTG gtgtgcccCGTGTGTTCGGCCATGCCCTGGGGCGACCCCAGCTACAAGAGCTCCAACTTCCTGCAGCACCTTCAGCACCGGCACAAGTTCTCCTACGATACGTTTGTG gattacAGTATTGATGAGGAGGCGGCACTGCAGGCAGCACTGGCGCTCTCGCTCTCCGAGAACTGA